One genomic segment of Hordeum vulgare subsp. vulgare chromosome 2H, MorexV3_pseudomolecules_assembly, whole genome shotgun sequence includes these proteins:
- the LOC123431509 gene encoding uncharacterized protein LOC123431509 yields MACLAISLQPVNGPDILLQTRSWFPVSRALAAVSAFRLARLHLARGKQQHPSPSSASASAALDAIGDDPLATGSGQLVVGVESQYRVVYRLVNSIYVLGVTTASDHASPAVHAFAVADAVNQAVSVVVAACRGVDVTPDKVHRKYPEVYLALDLVLHGVGSVRLSQILATIHGDNLARMVNSSPEAEARARGADSWPVVEHLAQDRHAARDAFTGASFELPQETLAAGDEFSASSLAPTAAAATGDEAPPEEAPPIEKDPFAASDMVVSKPEEELVGAFKKNKETALVVADPAAALAGLEVTSLPPAEATKPTFIGVEGFEGDYGGIEFGNEEASLAEAFEGFNAPFGGGLDASEFVTTTKKDHKDKTLTGLELLAMSGGQAPNAASSGSQLDSLLVTPSKDMTVPELCIVEEINAEFKESVLARVGLKGTIILRTLPPKKAAGRETEFSFRLEGTSGMKRAALQSTVLSSLEDGLFHVKTPSKEEPIPIMKYSFLPKHSPLPLRMRLVKRHSGTLLSLMIHYASNPMLPQPLSNVTFIVKLPVDPTLLNVSPKAVLNRAERELRWHISDIPLKGPAGRLRARMPVDQDSKDGELEVVGMVKFAYQGPFTLSGIKLCPAINSTAQFNEVGHTFSSGSYRCI; encoded by the coding sequence ATGGCGTGCCTCGCGATCTCCCTGCAGCCGGTGAACGGCCCGGACATCCTCCTGCAGACGCGCTCCTGGTTCCCCGTCTCGCGCGCCCTCGCCGCCGTCTCCGCCTTCCGCCTCGCACGCCTCCACCTCGCCCGCGGCAAGCAGCAGCatccctccccctcctccgcctccgcctccgccgcgctCGACGCCATCGGCGACGACCCGCTGGCCACCGGGTCGGGGCAGCTGGTGGTGGGCGTCGAGTCGCAGTACCGCGTCGTCTACCGCCTCGTCAACTCCATCTACGTGCTCGGCGTCACCACCGCCTCCGACCACGCCTCCCCCGCCGTCCACGCCTTCGCCGTCGCCGACGCCGTCAACCAGGCCGtctccgtcgtcgtcgccgcctgcCGCGGCGTCGACGTCACCCCCGACAAGGTCCACCGCAAGTACCCCGAGGTCTACCTCGCGCTCGATCTCGTCCTCCACGGCGTCGGCTCCGTCCGCCTCTCCCAGATCCTCGCCACCATCCATGGCGACAACCTCGCCCGCATGGTCAACTCCTCACCCGAAGCCGAGGCCCGCGCCCGCGGCGCCGACTCCTGGCCCGTCGTCGAGCACCTCGCGCAGGACCGCCATGCCGCCCGCGACGCCTTCACCGGCGCCTCCTTCGAGCTCCCCCAGGAGACCCTCGCCGCCGGCGACGAGTTCTCCGCTTCCAGCCTCGCGCCTACCGCCGCCGCGGCTACTGGGGACGAGGCGCCGCCTGAGGAGGCGCCCCCCATTGAGAAGGACCCCTTTGCGGCCAGCGACATGGTCGTTAGCAAGCCGGAGGAAGAATTGGTCGGTGCGttcaagaagaacaaggagaccgCCCTTGTGGTTGCTGATCCTGCTGCTGCACTTGCTGGGTTGGAGGTCACCTCTTTGCCGCCAGCCGAGGCCACCAAACCAACATTCATTGGGGTTGAGGGATTTGAGGGCGACTACGGTGGAATCGAGTTTGGTAACGAGGAAGCTTCACTGGCTGAGGCATTTGAGGGCTTCAATGCGCCGTTTGGTGGTGGTCTAGATGCTTCAGAGTTTGTTACCACAACCAAGAAGGATCACAAGGACAAGACCCTCACTGGTCTTGAGCTGCTAGCCATGAGTGGCGGACAGGCACCTAATGCAGCTTCTTCTGGTTCACAGCTCGACAGCTTATTGGTAACTCCGAGCAAAGACATGACCGTGCCTGAGTTGTGCATCGTGGAGGAGATCAATGCAGAATTCAAGGAGTCTGTTCTTGCACGGGTTGGTCTGAAGGGTACAATCATTTTGCGGACGTTACCACCAAAGAAGGCAGCAGGGAGGGAGACAGAGTTCTCGTTCCGGCTTGAGGGTACTTCTGGGATGAAGAGGGCCGCCTTGCAGAGTACTGTGTTGAGTAGCCTCGAGGATGGCCTCTTCCATGTGAAGACACCATCGAAGGAGGAGCCTATTCCCATCATGAAATACAGCTTCCTGCCCAAGCACTCGCCTCTCCCCCTGAGGATGCGCCTTGTAAAGCGCCACAGTGGTACCTTGCTCTCACTGATGATACACTACGCGTCGAACCCAATGTTGCCGCAGCCACTGAGCAATGTTACATTCATTGTTAAGCTTCCTGTGGATCCAACTCTGCTTAATGTTTCTCCCAAGGCCGTGTTGAACCGGGCAGAGAGGGAGCTCAGGTGGCACATCTCAGACATTCCTCTGAAAGGTCCCGCTGGACGGTTGAGAGCACGGATGCCCGTAGACCAGGACTCCAAAGATGGTGAACTGGAGGTTGTTGGAATGGTCAAGTTTGCTTACCAAGGGCCATTCACATTGTCTGGCATCAAGCTCTGCCCAGCCATCAATAGCACTGCCCAGTTTAATGAAGTTGGCCACACCTTCTCCAGCGGGAGCTACCGTTGCATCTGA